The following coding sequences lie in one Zingiber officinale cultivar Zhangliang chromosome 2B, Zo_v1.1, whole genome shotgun sequence genomic window:
- the LOC122048156 gene encoding uncharacterized protein LOC122048156 gives MWIREHLYFNGFSKNYLNWIWHGEVAEKDRLNSSVNQEPTDNCHDDFKTVNLCEAAYDNHTKNPEAFMKFWEEAEKPLYKGCKRYTKLSALVKLYNTKARHGMSDALFSDLLAYFGGMLPDNHNLPSSIYEAKKTLSCLALSHEKIHACSNDCILYRKQYKDCVSCPKCGLSRWKLTKKNVEKKGVPAKVVWYFPPIPRFKCMFKSLETSRNLTWHADSTRVVGQLRHPVDSPSWKLVDHMWPDFGSEARNIRLALAADGINPHSNLSSRYSCWPIMLTTYNLPPDMCMKRKFIMLTMLISGPKQPGNDIDVYLEVLVDVCSSCGKELMEFMMLIEGSGCTTHGYYACPICGEDTYAKHLPNGKKMSFAGHRRFLPRFHPYRRQIKEFNGMEELGEAGRPLSGIKLFDKLSDITCEFGKKTSVTGKIRKKAKENIVEDIEEEKYVGVTNFSKCWKKKSIFFNLPYWKYLHVRHCLDVMHIEKNVFESLINTLMNIKGKTKDNVAARLDMVQMGIRPQLAPKIGEKRTYFPPAACSFTKNERLQVCRSLMDIKVPEGFSSNMKNLVCMDEMKLSSLKSHDSHVIMQHFLPIVIRNSLPKYIRYAVIRLCFFFKYICCKIIDVAKLDKLQSDLIVTLCLLEQYFPPSFFDIMLHLTVHLVREVQLCGPVYFRWMYPFERCMKSICIHENKTLELYFFGEHKSFLKTMFPKKQKDSRWIQDAHNKRFIDWFCAKVAAEIDSCNGGMTSSLRWLAHGPQRDDEKVCQNSGVSLLANTMLVCSAKDKNPVLENVTFYGVIEDIWELDYHQFQVPLFKCAWVSNDKGIQYNDECDFTLVNLNKRGHQKDEFVLASQVRQVFYVADPLNKGWSIVLQVPNRCYEGEEDLWTIIPEARPIDNVDIHWKRTMRPKKQRKIAKYDEPRVVEDTELHQDADGLAAAEL, from the exons ATGTGGATTCGGGAGCATCTTTACTTCAATGGTTTcagtaaaaattatttgaattggattTGGCATGGTGAGGTTGCGGAGAAGGATAGATTAAATTCGAGTGTCAACCAAGAGCCAACTGATAATTGTCATGATGATTTTAAAACTGTTAATTTGTGTGAGGCAGCGTATGATAACCATACAAAAAATCCAGAAGCATTTATGAAGTTTTGGGAGGAAGCAGAGAAGCCACTGTATAAGGGATGCAAACGTTACACAAAGTTGAGTGCACTTGTAAAACTATACAATACCAAAGCAAGGCATGGGAtgagtgatgctctattttcagATCTACTAGCATATTTTGGGGGCATGCTGCCAGATAACCACAATCTGCCATCGTCAATTTATGAAGCAAAGAAGACGTTGAGTTGTTTGGCTTTGAGTCATGAAAAGATTCATGCTTGTTCCAATGATTGCATCCTTTATAGGAAACAATATAAAGACTGCGTAAGCTGCCCGAAATGTGGCTTATCAAGATGGAAGCTAACCAAGAAAAATGTTGAGAAGAAAGGTGTTCCTGCCAAAGTGGTTTGGTATTTCCCTCCCATACCAAGATTTAAGtgcatgtttaaatctttagaaACTTCCAGAAATTTAACATGGCATGCAGATAGCACAAGAGTTGTTGGTCAGTTACGCCATCCAGTTGATTCACCGTCATGGAAATTGGTGGACCATATGTGGCCCGACTTTGGAAGTGAGGCAAGAAATATTCGCCTGGCACTTGCAGCCGATGGAATTAATCCTCACAGCAATCTTAGTAGTCGCTACAGTTGCTGGCCAATCATGCTGACCACATATAATTTGCCTCCAGACATGTGCATGAAAAGGAAATTCATCATGCTAACGATGCTCATTTCAGGGCCGAAACAGCCTGGAAACGATATCGACGTCTACCTTGAGGTTCTGGTTGATGTTTGCAGCTCTTGtgggaaggagttgatggagtTTATGATGCTTATCGAAGGGAG TGGATGTACTACACATGGTTATTACGCATGCCCAATATGTGGTGAGGATACTTATGCAAAGCACTTACCAAATGGGAAGAAAATGTCATTTGCTGGGCATAGGCGATTCCTACCACGATTTCATCCATATCGGAGGCAAATAAAGGAGTTTAATGGCATGGAGGAACTTGGTGAAGCAGGTAGGCCATTATCTGGAATTAAGTTGTTTGACAAGCTTTCAGACATAACATGTGAGTTTGGAAAGAAAACAAGTGTGAcggggaaaataaggaaaaaagcaAAGGAGAATATTGTGGAAGACATTGAAGAAGAAAAGTATGTTGGAGTTACAAATTTCAGTAaatgttggaagaagaagtcaatTTTTTTCAATCTTCCATACTGGAAATACCTACATGTTAGGCATTGTCTCGATGTTATGCACATTGAGAAAAATGTTTTCGAGTCTCTGATTAATACTTTGATGAACATCAAGGGAAAAACCAAGGACAATGTGGCAGCTAGGTTGGACATGGTTCAGATGGGAATTAGGCCTCAATTGGCTCCTAAAATTGGTGAGAAAAGAACATATTTTCCTCCTGCAGCATGCTCATTCACAAAAAATGAGAGATTACAAGTATGTAGGTCATTAATGGATATAAAAGTTCCGGAAGGTTTCTCATCAAACATGAAGAATCTTGTCTGCATGGATGAGATGAAGCTGAGTAGCTTGAAATCACATGATTCTCATGTTATAATGCAGCACTTCCTGCCAATAGTCATACGTAATTCTCTGCCAAAATATATTAGATATGCTGTCATAAGATTATGCTTCTTCTTCAAATATATTTGTTGCAAGATTATCGATGTAGCCAAGTTAGATAAGCTGCAATCTGACTTGATTGTTACACTCTGCTTATTGGAGCAGTATTTCCCCCCTTCTTTCTTCGATATCATGCTCCACTTAACAGTTCATCTTGTTCGTGAAGTCCAATTATGTGGACCAGTCTACTTCAGatggatgtacccatttgaaagatgcaTGAAG TCCATATGTATTCATGAAAATAAAACTTTAGAACTTTACTTCTTCGGTGAACACAAATCCTTCTTGAAGACAATGTTTCCCAAGAAACAGAAAGATTCAAGGTGGATACAAGATGCTCATAATAAGAGGTTCATTGACTGGTTTTGTGCAAAG GTGGCTGCTGAAATCGATAGTTGCAATGGTGGAATGACATCGTCATTGAGATGGCTGGCCCATGGACCAC AGCGGGATGATGAGAAAGTTTGTCAAAACAGTGGTGTTTCTCTACTTGCCAACACGATGCTTGTTTGTAGTGCCAAAGATAAGAATCCCGTGTTAGAGAATGTGACtttttatggagttattgaaGATATATGGGAACTAGACTATCATCAATTTCAAGTTCCTCTTTTCAAGTGCGCATGGGTATCAAATGACAAAGGAATACAATACAATGATGAATGTGACTTCACCTTAGTTAATCTGAACAAACGAGGCCACCagaaggatgaatttgtgcttgcAAGTCAAGTTAGACAAGTATTTTATGTTGCTGACCCACTGAACAAAGGGTGGTCAATAGTGCTTCAAGTTCCAAATAGATGTTACGAGGGAGAAGAGGATCTTTGGACCATAATTCCCGAAGCTCGACCAATTGATAATGTTGATATTCATt GGAAAAGAACAATGCGTCCTAAAAAACAGCGAAAAATAGCAAAATATGATGAGCCACGTGTAGTTGAGGACACCGAACTACACCAAGATGCTGATGGCTTAGCAGCTGCAGAGCTATGA